A genome region from Halocatena salina includes the following:
- a CDS encoding 2-phosphosulfolactate phosphatase translates to MSHERTEVNTDEPVVHTLDRLEDVPEPTPAGDFVVIDVIISSTSIVQLFEADAAYVKPFANVDTALAFAETTNDAFLVGEQEGRAIDGFDSGPLPSVLDTHNIEERPVGILTSNGTRAVERIGYDREIFVASTVNAAAIASALEGRGRDVWLVAAGRRGNPTPEDSAGVELVKRHFSGNLTETAEETIKTDIRTSGTARWLTELGFEHEVEQLLQFNSSDIVPRMKNGVFGTV, encoded by the coding sequence ATGAGCCACGAGCGAACGGAGGTAAACACCGACGAGCCCGTAGTACACACACTTGACCGGCTCGAAGACGTTCCCGAACCGACGCCCGCCGGGGACTTCGTGGTTATCGACGTTATCATCTCCTCGACGAGCATTGTGCAGCTGTTCGAGGCGGATGCAGCCTATGTCAAGCCCTTTGCCAATGTCGACACCGCGCTCGCCTTTGCGGAGACCACTAACGACGCGTTCCTTGTTGGCGAGCAAGAGGGGCGGGCAATCGACGGGTTCGATTCAGGACCGCTGCCATCGGTACTTGACACCCACAACATTGAGGAACGGCCAGTCGGTATCCTGACCTCGAATGGAACGCGGGCGGTCGAGCGGATCGGCTATGATCGTGAGATATTTGTTGCGAGTACGGTCAACGCTGCGGCAATCGCGTCAGCTCTCGAAGGCCGCGGTCGTGACGTGTGGTTGGTCGCCGCTGGCCGTCGCGGGAATCCAACACCGGAGGACAGTGCCGGGGTCGAACTCGTCAAGCGTCATTTTTCGGGTAACCTCACGGAAACTGCAGAAGAAACGATAAAAACGGATATCCGCACTAGCGGTACGGCACGGTGGCTCACTGAACTCGGATTTGAACACGAAGTTGAACAGCTTCTCCAGTTCAACTCAAGTGACATCGTTCCACGAATGAAAAACGGTGTCTTCGGTACTGTCTAG
- a CDS encoding phosphotransferase family protein, which produces MTEVTDLVDRDGLREFLASELGETETFDVKRHEEGFSNETLFVTWGDRELVVRRPPPGETADTAHDILREYTPIDALQGTDVPVPRTVAACEDTSVIGSVFYVMERVDGDVLRFSAPGRFNDPDHQRRIGEEMVDTLAAIHTVDYESVGLDDFGDPEGFTERQVKRWTEQIEWAFEETTAKREVPEIGRVGDWLTENVPTNPPAALVHGDYKLDNVIFGPETPPEIAGVLDWEMSTLGDPLCDLGWLLFFWPEEKDPLPPIMQTISPPFLTTGEYPTRAALTERYEEKTGFTVDNHRFYRALAVYKMAALGEMFYARYLMGNSDNRFYEMMDDGVPAMAEQAVSIIEGDQPL; this is translated from the coding sequence ATGACAGAAGTAACCGACCTCGTTGACCGTGACGGTTTGCGGGAGTTCCTCGCAAGCGAACTAGGCGAGACCGAGACGTTCGACGTGAAACGCCACGAGGAGGGCTTCTCGAACGAGACCCTGTTCGTGACGTGGGGCGACCGAGAACTGGTCGTCCGTCGTCCGCCGCCGGGCGAAACCGCCGACACCGCCCACGACATCCTTCGAGAGTACACTCCCATCGACGCACTCCAAGGTACCGACGTTCCGGTGCCGCGGACGGTCGCGGCCTGCGAGGATACGTCGGTCATTGGGAGCGTCTTCTACGTGATGGAGCGCGTCGACGGCGATGTGCTACGATTTTCGGCACCCGGTCGATTCAACGACCCGGACCACCAGCGTCGTATCGGTGAGGAAATGGTCGACACGCTCGCTGCTATTCACACCGTCGACTACGAGTCAGTCGGTCTGGATGACTTCGGTGACCCAGAGGGGTTCACCGAACGGCAGGTCAAGCGCTGGACCGAACAGATCGAGTGGGCGTTCGAGGAGACGACTGCCAAACGGGAAGTCCCAGAAATCGGACGAGTTGGGGACTGGCTCACCGAAAACGTTCCCACCAATCCGCCAGCCGCGCTGGTTCACGGTGACTACAAACTCGACAACGTGATTTTCGGACCGGAAACACCTCCCGAAATCGCTGGCGTGCTCGACTGGGAAATGAGTACGCTGGGCGATCCCCTCTGTGACCTCGGCTGGCTGTTGTTTTTCTGGCCAGAAGAGAAGGACCCGCTTCCACCCATCATGCAGACCATCTCTCCGCCGTTCCTGACCACCGGCGAGTATCCCACGCGTGCCGCTCTCACCGAACGGTACGAGGAAAAAACCGGATTTACGGTCGACAACCACCGATTCTACCGAGCTCTTGCTGTCTACAAAATGGCCGCTCTCGGGGAGATGTTCTACGCACGATATCTAATGGGCAATAGTGACAACCGGTTTTACGAGATGATGGACGACGGTGTGCCGGCGATGGCCGAGCAGGCGGTCAGCATCATCGAGGGAGACCAGCCCCTATGA
- a CDS encoding acyl-CoA dehydrogenase family protein: MRYQDSERAREVSDRTRRFIDEVVLPQERELLGQRDERSDADRHAEGERLVEELREEARKHDVFGPQIPEKYGGLGLDFGDLLPVFEQAGRSIFAMSAMHVAAPDEGNMHILEEAGTEKQKEEFLRPLANCEVTSGFSMTEPMNGAGSDAKKIKTTAKKDGDEWVIDGHKWWTTQGSDADFLIVAARTDLDAHPYVGTSLFVVPGDANGVDVARDIPHMGEAGIAHSEIIYDGVRVPEENLLGAENGGLAIAQQRLVPARLTHCMRFMGMADRSLDVAKAYMDERTAYGERLSEKQNARFEIADAEMRLHSARTMVRHAARTYAETGDASTECAMSKVFAAETVQEVIDTCVQACGGNGIGKDLPLADFYENVRCFRIIDGADEAHLRSVAKRAFDDEEIKPEEVEHVTRFRADTDLTSVGEDAS; this comes from the coding sequence ATCAGATATCAGGACTCCGAGCGTGCACGAGAGGTCAGCGACCGAACTCGACGGTTCATCGATGAAGTAGTGCTCCCACAGGAGCGGGAACTGCTCGGCCAGCGCGACGAGCGCAGCGACGCCGACCGTCACGCGGAGGGCGAGCGATTGGTTGAGGAACTGCGCGAAGAGGCGCGCAAGCACGACGTGTTCGGTCCACAGATTCCCGAGAAGTACGGTGGCCTCGGTCTCGACTTCGGCGACCTGTTGCCGGTGTTCGAGCAGGCTGGCCGGAGTATCTTCGCCATGTCAGCGATGCATGTCGCCGCGCCCGACGAGGGAAATATGCATATCTTGGAGGAGGCGGGCACAGAAAAACAGAAGGAAGAATTCCTCCGGCCGTTGGCGAACTGCGAAGTCACGTCCGGGTTCTCCATGACTGAACCGATGAACGGGGCGGGGTCGGATGCGAAGAAGATCAAGACTACGGCGAAAAAGGACGGCGACGAGTGGGTCATCGACGGCCACAAGTGGTGGACGACACAGGGCAGCGATGCTGACTTCCTGATCGTTGCCGCCCGCACCGACCTCGACGCCCACCCCTACGTCGGTACCTCGCTGTTCGTCGTGCCGGGCGACGCCAACGGCGTGGACGTGGCTCGGGACATCCCTCACATGGGTGAGGCTGGGATTGCCCACTCCGAAATCATCTACGACGGTGTCCGAGTCCCCGAGGAGAACCTGCTCGGAGCCGAAAATGGCGGGCTTGCCATCGCCCAGCAGCGCCTCGTTCCCGCCCGACTCACTCATTGTATGCGTTTCATGGGGATGGCAGACCGCTCGCTCGACGTCGCGAAGGCCTATATGGACGAGCGCACCGCCTACGGCGAGCGCCTCAGCGAGAAACAGAACGCCCGATTTGAGATCGCCGACGCAGAGATGCGCCTGCATTCCGCCCGGACAATGGTGCGTCACGCCGCCCGAACCTACGCCGAAACGGGTGATGCGAGCACTGAGTGTGCGATGTCGAAGGTGTTCGCCGCCGAAACCGTACAGGAGGTTATCGACACTTGTGTACAGGCCTGCGGCGGCAACGGCATCGGGAAGGACCTCCCGCTCGCTGATTTCTACGAGAATGTGCGGTGTTTCCGCATCATCGATGGGGCCGACGAAGCACACTTGCGCTCGGTCGCAAAGCGCGCGTTCGACGACGAGGAAATCAAACCCGAAGAGGTCGAACACGTCACGCGATTCCGTGCTGATACCGATTTGACCAGTGTAGGAGAGGATGCATCATGA
- a CDS encoding SDR family NAD(P)-dependent oxidoreductase, which yields MSTLDRFRLDDDVVLITGAASGIGKTYSEACADTGATLALADIDAEGVEAVADELDAETIAMEVDVTDHEAVAEMVERVTETFGGLDVAFANAGIGRLSSPVNGYSIEEWDDVMDVNLDGVFYTIREASRVMEEGGRIITTASVLSSVASEYPGVAAYVASKGGVAQLTKQAAADLGRRGIRVNAIAPGWTHTGIGGGAFRKDSGMDAMHEQMAEETLLGRLGEPDDLKGIALFLASDASAYCTGSVFTVDGGWTTT from the coding sequence ATGAGCACGCTCGATAGATTCAGACTGGACGACGACGTGGTACTGATTACAGGCGCTGCCTCGGGTATCGGAAAGACCTACTCTGAGGCGTGTGCCGACACAGGTGCAACGCTCGCACTCGCAGACATCGATGCCGAGGGGGTCGAGGCGGTTGCCGACGAGCTCGATGCCGAGACGATCGCCATGGAGGTCGACGTCACTGACCACGAAGCGGTCGCCGAGATGGTCGAACGGGTCACGGAAACATTCGGCGGTCTCGACGTCGCTTTCGCCAACGCCGGTATCGGCCGACTGAGTTCACCAGTCAATGGGTACTCCATCGAGGAGTGGGATGACGTAATGGATGTCAATCTCGATGGAGTCTTCTACACCATCCGGGAAGCTTCTAGGGTAATGGAGGAAGGTGGAAGGATAATCACGACGGCGTCGGTGCTCAGTTCGGTCGCCTCTGAGTACCCCGGCGTCGCTGCCTACGTCGCCTCGAAGGGTGGCGTCGCTCAACTCACCAAACAGGCTGCCGCTGATCTCGGTAGACGAGGGATTCGAGTCAACGCGATCGCACCCGGGTGGACACATACCGGTATCGGTGGTGGCGCATTCCGCAAGGATTCGGGAATGGATGCGATGCACGAGCAGATGGCCGAGGAGACGCTGCTCGGTCGACTCGGCGAACCGGACGATCTGAAGGGTATCGCGCTCTTTCTCGCGAGCGATGCTTCGGCATACTGCACGGGGAGCGTATTCACGGTTGACGGAGGCTGGACGACCACATGA
- a CDS encoding TIGR04024 family LLM class F420-dependent oxidoreductase, with amino-acid sequence MTVPLDLVVSVSDHDSLDGVAAQARRAEEHGFERVSAGETTGWDMVTTFAVIGERTDHIGLSNDVLSPYGRSPTVLAQTALTMHEATGRRFRLGLGTSSPAIAERWHGVAFDRPLRRLRETIDIVRAVYEGGSVSYDGEVYQLGGLSYDRSVPENPPPIDVAALGPKAVELAGRFADGWVPQLFTVAGLNERMDDLRRGAELGSRDPADLRVAPLVRCFASDDPERAREETRMMVAFLIGAYGPFYGQSIAEQGYEDVVGEIRAAWEDRDLATMASALPDDLLDGVAAAGTPEEVCERVKQFANIDNVSAVRIGFVRGMGPKDKQTTMEALEEIL; translated from the coding sequence ATGACAGTACCACTTGACCTCGTAGTGAGCGTTTCAGACCACGACTCGCTCGATGGAGTGGCCGCACAGGCCCGTCGTGCCGAGGAGCACGGCTTCGAGCGTGTCTCGGCTGGCGAGACGACTGGCTGGGATATGGTGACGACATTCGCCGTCATCGGCGAGCGAACAGACCATATTGGACTTTCGAACGACGTGCTCTCTCCGTATGGCCGCTCGCCGACCGTCCTCGCCCAGACCGCCTTGACGATGCACGAGGCGACCGGCAGGCGATTCAGGCTCGGACTGGGGACGAGTTCGCCCGCCATCGCCGAACGCTGGCACGGAGTAGCCTTCGACCGACCGCTTCGACGTCTCCGGGAGACCATCGATATCGTCCGGGCGGTGTACGAAGGCGGCTCCGTGAGCTACGATGGTGAGGTCTACCAGCTGGGCGGCCTTTCCTACGACCGGTCCGTGCCCGAGAATCCGCCACCGATAGACGTCGCCGCTCTTGGCCCGAAGGCTGTCGAACTCGCTGGGCGGTTCGCTGACGGGTGGGTACCACAGTTGTTTACTGTTGCGGGCCTCAATGAGCGAATGGATGACCTCCGACGCGGAGCGGAGTTGGGCAGCCGTGACCCAGCGGACCTACGGGTTGCCCCGCTCGTGCGGTGTTTCGCCAGTGATGACCCAGAGCGTGCCCGTGAGGAAACTCGGATGATGGTGGCCTTTCTCATCGGTGCGTACGGTCCCTTTTATGGCCAATCTATCGCCGAACAGGGTTACGAGGATGTCGTTGGAGAGATACGAGCCGCGTGGGAGGACCGGGATTTAGCTACCATGGCATCCGCGCTTCCCGACGACCTCTTGGATGGTGTTGCCGCTGCGGGGACACCAGAAGAGGTGTGCGAGCGAGTCAAGCAGTTCGCCAATATCGATAACGTGAGCGCGGTACGCATCGGCTTCGTCCGCGGAATGGGACCAAAGGACAAGCAAACGACGATGGAAGCACTCGAGGAGATACTGTAG
- a CDS encoding transposase → MSAANESERVLDDGLTWLETAPTLVDFIRELNVHLFFQDEDDERFEILAYDAVPTVRALFCREFAGLSWHGLYEWLSTEDRAVRLGFDPAKFGPYNTAPTRQTLTTAWNVHLSDETKRSILSVSERLVAAAYENETTLDLRLPRHVDETDSDLRERHVGEFTTEQIRKHVRHARETVFGAFDSGRAGNAVYPDSRFDELQALMALGGSGTPQGQSRMENFFGEDYTPHGDTHLRTVKQYTPAMIQAGFDRSIDNLLDAVNHLQILQPPVTVTIDITTWPYHAEDDIPAEVSGTKRADETAYKFATLSLVGKSMPIVLAYAPVIESSEWDDNPPHRYHRTVRRLVQRAQEFVTIDLVLADRGFDSMKVYQTLDNLGVRYLLPKIERSPELECIDRMDQDGEDVAVEQVNVAVETGSHECRILYVPRRDDETQAFITNESIDPEDAEAWVDHYAYRWCIENEYRSIKQEFLARTSSKDHALRIYYFVFGILMYNVWRLTDVLLKATVSREITDYTPVITAGELADWIAIHLQLDAG, encoded by the coding sequence ATGAGTGCCGCAAATGAGTCTGAACGGGTGCTTGATGATGGACTTACATGGCTCGAAACGGCGCCAACGCTCGTTGACTTCATTCGGGAGCTGAACGTGCATCTGTTCTTTCAGGACGAGGACGACGAGCGCTTCGAAATACTCGCGTACGATGCTGTCCCAACCGTTCGTGCACTGTTCTGCCGTGAATTCGCTGGGCTCTCGTGGCACGGCCTCTACGAGTGGCTCTCCACAGAGGACCGAGCCGTTCGGCTTGGCTTCGATCCGGCGAAGTTCGGCCCCTACAATACGGCTCCAACCCGTCAAACGCTCACGACCGCGTGGAATGTCCACCTCTCAGATGAGACCAAGCGTTCGATCCTCTCAGTGAGTGAGCGCCTCGTCGCTGCTGCGTACGAGAACGAGACCACCCTTGATCTCCGGCTACCCCGACACGTCGACGAGACCGATTCAGATCTCCGTGAACGACATGTCGGTGAGTTCACCACCGAGCAAATTCGCAAACACGTCCGGCATGCTCGCGAGACTGTCTTCGGTGCGTTCGACTCTGGTCGAGCCGGGAATGCGGTGTACCCCGACAGTCGCTTCGATGAACTTCAGGCACTGATGGCGCTTGGCGGCTCTGGAACGCCTCAGGGCCAATCGCGTATGGAGAATTTCTTCGGCGAGGACTACACGCCTCACGGAGATACCCACCTCCGGACGGTCAAGCAATACACGCCTGCAATGATTCAAGCAGGCTTCGATCGGTCGATCGACAATCTCCTTGACGCAGTCAATCATCTCCAGATCCTTCAACCACCCGTCACTGTCACCATCGACATTACGACCTGGCCCTACCACGCCGAGGACGACATTCCTGCCGAGGTCAGCGGCACGAAGCGAGCCGACGAGACAGCCTACAAGTTTGCCACGCTCTCGCTGGTCGGCAAGAGCATGCCGATCGTCTTGGCATATGCACCGGTGATCGAGAGTTCCGAGTGGGACGATAATCCACCACACCGTTACCATCGAACCGTGCGAAGACTAGTTCAGCGAGCGCAGGAATTTGTGACGATCGACCTCGTTCTCGCAGACCGTGGCTTCGACTCGATGAAGGTCTACCAGACGTTGGACAATCTCGGCGTTCGGTACCTCCTGCCGAAGATCGAACGCTCCCCCGAACTCGAGTGTATCGATCGGATGGACCAGGATGGTGAAGACGTTGCGGTTGAGCAGGTGAACGTCGCAGTCGAGACGGGCTCGCACGAGTGTCGCATCCTCTACGTGCCCAGGAGGGATGATGAGACACAGGCATTCATCACGAACGAGTCGATCGATCCCGAGGACGCCGAAGCATGGGTCGACCACTACGCCTATCGGTGGTGTATCGAAAACGAGTATCGCTCGATCAAGCAGGAATTTCTTGCAAGGACATCCTCGAAAGACCACGCACTGCGCATCTACTACTTCGTGTTTGGGATTCTGATGTACAACGTCTGGCGGCTCACGGATGTCCTGCTGAAAGCGACGGTGTCACGTGAGATCACCGACTATACGCCGGTTATCACAGCTGGTGAGTTGGCTGACTGGATCGCGATCCATCTCCAACTCGACGCTGGCTAA
- a CDS encoding helix-turn-helix domain-containing protein translates to MAIVAEILLADRTLPLVGLASSMPSNNVPISNIIPLEDGRLLVEVTVADNWRKAFEQSVDTQPEIVDAIEIGRTAEGWFYRLTIDDESGLVVSHDHENFRGVLMNATVTDEGLRHQKVFSDYDALDTHRDLCAAHDISFDLLNIAADPENPGEPDQFGLTKKQYRAISIAFAQGYYDSPRALSTQELANELGISGPSASDLLRRAEKQLISQTLGPMLAVNPRAQ, encoded by the coding sequence ATGGCAATCGTCGCAGAAATTCTCCTTGCGGACCGAACGCTCCCGTTAGTTGGTCTAGCGAGTTCAATGCCAAGTAACAACGTGCCGATCTCCAATATAATCCCGCTCGAAGATGGACGACTTCTCGTTGAAGTGACTGTAGCCGACAACTGGCGAAAGGCGTTCGAGCAGAGTGTCGATACCCAACCTGAAATCGTTGACGCGATAGAAATCGGACGGACAGCAGAAGGATGGTTCTATCGATTGACCATCGACGACGAATCTGGACTCGTTGTCTCTCACGACCACGAGAATTTTAGAGGCGTATTGATGAACGCGACGGTTACCGACGAAGGGCTGCGCCATCAGAAGGTGTTCTCCGACTACGATGCGCTTGACACGCACCGAGACCTCTGCGCGGCCCATGACATCTCGTTCGACTTGCTGAATATCGCAGCGGACCCCGAAAACCCTGGAGAACCAGATCAGTTTGGACTCACAAAGAAACAGTATCGGGCAATTTCGATCGCGTTCGCCCAGGGGTATTACGATTCGCCACGTGCTCTGTCAACGCAGGAACTCGCTAACGAACTTGGGATCTCTGGTCCATCTGCGTCTGATCTCCTCCGCCGAGCCGAGAAGCAACTCATCAGTCAGACCCTCGGTCCGATGTTGGCAGTAAATCCGCGTGCCCAGTAG
- a CDS encoding oxidoreductase — METSTQSDDWTAKDMPDQSGRTVIVTGANSGLGFEATKAFTQKGAHVVMACRSLERGNRARREIESMTTGASLTVLELDLGSQASIRQFVTEFDSEFDRLDVLLNNAGVMMTPYSTTEDGFELQFGVNHLGHFALTGLLIDHLLETDSETRIVMQSSVAHRNGTGEIDFDDLNGRQSYGRFEAYAQSKLANLLFTYELDRRLRAIGTDTIAVAAHPGSSATELPDGDSEMETSTIRKIFSKFVNTFLTQSASTGVLPALYAATAENVDGGHYFGPDGFLEMRGNPTRVVSNATSYDHPTARRLWDISEELTGVTFELEEPQPA; from the coding sequence ATGGAAACGTCGACACAATCGGATGACTGGACTGCAAAGGATATGCCCGACCAATCTGGCCGCACAGTCATCGTGACTGGCGCGAACAGTGGGCTAGGATTCGAAGCGACCAAGGCATTCACGCAGAAGGGTGCGCACGTCGTCATGGCATGCCGGAGTCTTGAGCGGGGAAACCGTGCACGGCGAGAAATTGAGTCAATGACCACCGGTGCATCACTGACGGTGCTGGAACTCGACCTTGGAAGCCAAGCATCGATTCGACAGTTCGTCACCGAGTTTGATTCCGAGTTCGACCGACTCGATGTACTTCTCAACAACGCTGGTGTGATGATGACGCCGTACTCGACGACGGAAGACGGATTCGAACTACAGTTCGGCGTTAACCACCTCGGACACTTCGCACTCACTGGACTCCTCATTGACCATCTTTTAGAGACGGACAGCGAGACGCGTATCGTCATGCAGAGCAGTGTAGCCCACAGAAATGGGACTGGCGAAATCGATTTCGACGATCTCAACGGAAGACAGTCATACGGCCGATTCGAGGCGTACGCGCAGAGCAAACTCGCAAATTTGCTGTTCACGTACGAACTGGACCGTCGACTTCGCGCAATTGGGACCGATACGATTGCTGTCGCCGCTCATCCTGGCTCGTCGGCGACAGAACTCCCCGACGGCGATTCCGAGATGGAGACCTCTACTATTCGTAAAATATTTTCGAAATTTGTAAACACCTTCCTCACACAATCCGCCTCTACCGGCGTGCTTCCAGCACTTTATGCCGCGACAGCTGAGAACGTCGACGGGGGCCACTACTTCGGTCCGGACGGGTTCTTAGAAATGCGAGGAAACCCGACTCGCGTCGTTTCAAACGCGACATCCTATGACCATCCTACTGCACGCCGTCTTTGGGATATCTCTGAAGAGTTGACCGGAGTCACGTTTGAGCTTGAAGAACCACAGCCCGCATAG
- a CDS encoding helix-turn-helix domain-containing protein yields MTVTAELLISSPSLPFVSFAESLPSNQLECEHGLCLGGDSQVFVVHLDPADGVTEDDLIALDEVVGTTPIGRESGRDVYQLSVKLEDIVSEAFVPGRFAKAQIELTIITSEGWYEKKIFRDYESFNNMRNHCDEHGIRVDLISITQDSPSPDEHTQYGLTDRQYEALALAISRGYYDNPRQATAGDLAEEMGISQPSMSNLLRRGERQLLTSTIGTQPSLTNLST; encoded by the coding sequence ATGACAGTGACTGCGGAACTCCTCATCAGTTCACCCTCGCTTCCGTTCGTTAGTTTCGCAGAATCGTTACCGTCCAATCAACTCGAGTGTGAACACGGCCTGTGTCTCGGAGGGGACTCTCAGGTGTTCGTCGTCCATCTCGACCCGGCTGATGGTGTTACCGAAGATGATCTCATTGCTCTCGATGAAGTAGTAGGGACAACCCCCATTGGACGCGAGAGCGGCAGGGACGTCTATCAGCTCAGCGTCAAACTGGAGGATATTGTTTCGGAAGCGTTCGTTCCCGGACGGTTCGCTAAGGCTCAGATAGAACTAACGATCATCACTTCAGAGGGCTGGTACGAAAAGAAGATATTTCGGGATTATGAGTCGTTCAATAATATGCGGAATCATTGCGATGAGCATGGCATTCGGGTTGATCTTATCTCGATCACACAAGATTCTCCGTCCCCAGATGAACACACACAGTATGGGCTAACTGACCGGCAATACGAGGCATTGGCGCTCGCTATCTCTCGCGGATACTACGATAATCCCCGACAGGCCACGGCCGGCGACTTAGCTGAGGAGATGGGTATTTCTCAACCCTCAATGTCGAATCTTCTTCGCCGAGGAGAGCGCCAGTTACTCACGTCGACGATCGGGACACAGCCATCGCTGACTAACCTTTCGACGTGA
- a CDS encoding aldo/keto reductase: METVKLNNDVEMPILGFGTYQIEDLEVCERSVSEALRTGYRLIDTASGYENEEVVGRAIETSDVAREDVFVTTKLWIQDAGYESTKRAFERSLDRLGLDYLDLYLIHQPFGDVHGSWQAMEDLYNDDKIRAIGVSNFHPDRLIDLIVQNEVVPAVNQIETHPFYQRIEDAEFLRRHEIQHESWGPFAEGRNNLFENEVLVSIGEQYSKSAAQVVLRWLIQRGIVAIPKSVHEERMVENFDIFDFELSNEDMTTISELNESESLFPDHRDPEFVKQLSEVEADT; the protein is encoded by the coding sequence ATGGAAACCGTCAAGCTAAACAACGATGTGGAAATGCCGATCCTCGGATTCGGTACGTATCAGATCGAGGATCTCGAAGTATGTGAACGAAGCGTCTCCGAAGCTCTCCGTACCGGGTATCGTCTCATCGATACTGCGTCCGGGTACGAGAACGAAGAGGTTGTTGGCAGAGCGATCGAGACGAGCGATGTGGCGAGAGAGGACGTGTTCGTCACCACGAAGCTCTGGATACAGGATGCTGGCTACGAAAGCACGAAGCGGGCGTTTGAACGGTCACTCGATCGACTAGGACTGGACTATCTGGATCTGTATCTGATCCATCAGCCCTTCGGTGACGTTCATGGCTCATGGCAAGCAATGGAGGACCTTTACAACGATGACAAGATTCGAGCTATCGGTGTTAGCAACTTCCACCCGGATCGCTTGATCGACCTGATCGTCCAGAACGAGGTCGTTCCCGCAGTCAATCAGATCGAGACACACCCCTTCTACCAGCGGATCGAAGACGCTGAGTTCCTGAGAAGGCATGAGATTCAGCACGAGTCCTGGGGGCCGTTCGCTGAAGGACGGAACAACCTCTTCGAGAACGAGGTGCTGGTTTCGATCGGCGAGCAGTATAGCAAATCGGCTGCACAGGTCGTTCTTCGATGGCTGATACAGCGAGGAATTGTTGCAATCCCCAAGTCAGTCCATGAGGAGCGGATGGTCGAGAACTTCGATATCTTCGATTTCGAGCTGAGTAATGAAGATATGACCACGATCTCAGAGCTAAATGAGTCTGAATCACTGTTCCCTGACCACCGGGACCCAGAATTTGTCAAACAACTGAGCGAAGTGGAAGCCGATACCTGA
- a CDS encoding tetratricopeptide repeat protein — protein MKALGLLNLGTIVLEHDDIDGAEEHIRRSLVIWGETENIQYRAMGRLFLGVTMRKRGAFAAATTHLTEALSLCRDGHPYGEAKTLIELGETARAQGNLAQASERFETAIALYREMGAVRDVIESVERLAAILKNQNEAETIREHYEMAVTLAQDAEFDVSVSIDEYWVVDDASDNDD, from the coding sequence TTGAAAGCGCTTGGTCTACTCAACCTCGGAACAATTGTGCTCGAGCACGACGACATAGACGGGGCAGAGGAGCACATCCGACGAAGCTTGGTCATCTGGGGCGAAACAGAGAACATTCAGTACAGGGCAATGGGACGTCTGTTTCTCGGTGTCACCATGCGCAAGCGCGGTGCTTTTGCTGCTGCTACAACCCACCTCACAGAGGCGTTGTCACTCTGTCGTGATGGTCACCCTTACGGGGAGGCGAAGACGCTGATCGAATTGGGTGAGACTGCCCGTGCGCAAGGGAACCTAGCACAGGCCAGTGAGCGTTTCGAGACAGCCATAGCGTTATACCGCGAGATGGGTGCTGTGCGCGATGTGATTGAGAGCGTAGAACGACTCGCAGCGATCCTCAAGAACCAGAACGAGGCCGAAACCATACGTGAACACTACGAAATGGCAGTTACCCTGGCTCAGGATGCCGAATTCGATGTGTCCGTATCGATCGACGAATATTGGGTGGTCGACGACGCAAGTGATAATGACGACTGA